A region of Hyalangium minutum DNA encodes the following proteins:
- a CDS encoding serine hydrolase domain-containing protein, whose product MSHPIGTLQSVLDEAVASGLFPSAQAVVLHRGIQVFGGVAGAATGDMRFDLASVTKVFCTTALFLNLWTEGKVGPETQVGRFFPGSPVGEAGATVADLLYHRSGLPPFIPFFAQALTSHPELLDSACPPATRARVREEVVQAAAQTPLAAPPRTCAAYSDVGFILLGEILSRAAGKPLDFLFNQYVAEPLGVGARFHRLSELSTDGKVAPTGPTRPREPAPGQEGLWGELPTRPSPPGEVDDDNAWVMDGVSGHAGLFGTAVDVARFGNAVLAGCSGTPVLAPGPLWHRLMAADPFVEGSTRRMGFDSPSVEGSSAGHFIGNAPPGAVGHLGFTGTSLWVDLRRSLVVALVTNRVAHGRKEQRIRDFRPFFHDVVVDVLGIADPTN is encoded by the coding sequence ATGAGCCACCCCATCGGCACCCTTCAGAGCGTCCTCGACGAAGCCGTGGCGAGCGGCCTCTTCCCGTCCGCGCAGGCGGTGGTGCTCCACCGGGGCATCCAGGTCTTCGGAGGCGTGGCTGGCGCCGCTACGGGCGACATGCGCTTCGACCTGGCCTCCGTCACCAAGGTCTTCTGCACCACCGCGCTCTTCCTGAACCTGTGGACCGAGGGCAAGGTCGGCCCCGAGACCCAGGTAGGCCGCTTCTTCCCCGGCTCTCCGGTGGGCGAGGCCGGCGCCACCGTGGCGGATCTGCTCTACCACCGCTCGGGCCTGCCGCCCTTCATCCCGTTCTTCGCCCAGGCACTCACCTCCCACCCGGAGCTGCTCGACTCGGCCTGCCCTCCTGCTACCCGCGCCCGTGTCCGCGAGGAGGTGGTCCAGGCTGCCGCGCAGACGCCGCTCGCCGCTCCGCCGCGCACGTGCGCCGCCTACAGCGACGTGGGCTTCATCCTCCTGGGGGAGATCCTCTCCCGCGCCGCGGGCAAGCCGCTGGATTTCCTCTTCAACCAATATGTCGCCGAGCCGCTGGGTGTCGGCGCGCGCTTCCACCGCCTCTCCGAGCTGTCCACCGACGGCAAGGTGGCCCCCACGGGCCCGACCCGTCCCCGAGAGCCCGCTCCCGGCCAGGAAGGCTTGTGGGGCGAGCTTCCCACGCGGCCCAGCCCTCCCGGCGAGGTGGATGACGACAACGCCTGGGTGATGGACGGCGTGAGCGGCCACGCGGGTCTCTTTGGCACAGCCGTGGACGTGGCCCGCTTCGGCAATGCGGTGCTGGCGGGGTGCTCGGGCACGCCGGTGCTGGCGCCGGGGCCCTTGTGGCACCGCCTGATGGCCGCGGATCCGTTCGTGGAGGGCAGCACGCGCCGCATGGGCTTCGACTCGCCCTCGGTGGAGGGCTCCAGCGCGGGTCACTTCATCGGCAACGCGCCGCCGGGGGCGGTGGGCCACCTGGGCTTCACCGGCACCAGCCTCTGGGTAGACCTGCGGCGCTCGCTCGTGGTGGCGCTCGTCACCAACCGCGTGGCGCACGGCCGCAAGGAGCAGCGCATCCGCGACTTCCGCCCCTTCTTCCACGATGTCGTGGTGGATGTGCTGGGCATCGCCGACCCGACGAACTGA
- a CDS encoding S66 peptidase family protein, producing MKAPVRWQKPLLLRPRDTVHVVAPAGPFDRAGFEAGLALIAQRYSSRYSPGIFEAHRYLAGDDRRRREELTQALQDASARAIFCARGGYGVMRLLPELPLADAAPSAFVGFSDLTALHLALQAQGRVSIHGPVLTQLGKQASDVHERLFRLLESPEPPPPLTGTATYVSGTAEGPLLGGNLSLVTRLLGTPFLPEWDGAVLLLEDVGERPYRLDRMWTHLRLAGVFERISGIVLGDFTDCDEKNGAYSSADVLRSLAEETGLPCAAGFPIGHGAINQPVPLGTSVRLDAGEARLTFLEGAVRA from the coding sequence ATGAAGGCGCCCGTGCGCTGGCAGAAGCCGCTCCTCCTTCGTCCTCGGGACACTGTTCACGTGGTCGCCCCCGCCGGGCCCTTCGACCGGGCCGGTTTCGAGGCGGGGCTCGCCCTCATCGCCCAGCGGTACTCCTCCCGCTACAGCCCCGGCATCTTCGAGGCCCACCGCTACCTCGCCGGGGATGACCGCCGCCGCCGCGAAGAGCTCACCCAGGCCCTCCAGGACGCGAGCGCCCGCGCCATCTTCTGCGCTCGCGGCGGATATGGCGTCATGCGCCTCCTGCCGGAGTTGCCCCTCGCCGACGCCGCTCCCAGCGCCTTCGTCGGTTTCTCGGACCTCACCGCACTCCACCTCGCGCTCCAGGCCCAGGGCCGCGTCTCCATCCACGGACCCGTCCTCACGCAGCTCGGCAAGCAGGCCTCGGATGTCCACGAGCGCCTCTTCCGCCTCCTCGAGTCCCCCGAGCCGCCGCCCCCGCTCACCGGCACCGCCACCTATGTCTCCGGCACCGCCGAAGGGCCTCTGCTTGGCGGCAACCTCTCTCTCGTGACGCGGCTCCTCGGCACGCCCTTCCTGCCCGAGTGGGACGGCGCGGTGCTCCTCCTGGAGGACGTCGGCGAGCGCCCCTACCGGCTCGATCGCATGTGGACCCACCTGCGCCTCGCGGGCGTCTTCGAGCGTATCAGCGGCATCGTCCTCGGCGACTTCACCGACTGTGATGAGAAGAACGGCGCCTACAGCAGCGCGGACGTGCTGCGCTCGCTGGCGGAAGAGACGGGCCTGCCCTGCGCCGCGGGCTTCCCCATCGGCCACGGCGCCATCAACCAGCCCGTGCCGCTCGGCACCTCCGTGCGCTTGGACGCGGGCGAGGCACGCCTCACCTTCCTCGAAGGAGCCGTGCGCGCATGA
- a CDS encoding RsmB/NOP family class I SAM-dependent RNA methyltransferase — MAGLAPVAAEALSRVLAGTPAERVLDRTLRDHRQLLAPQRQALKEAVFNVGLWRRRLGYLLGRNDAPAPLLLYALLHGLAGVPQAEAASLAGVDAPPELTPGEPPLLALRASLPDWLADHFAQEWVSEAEDFCAHLNVPGPITLRVNPLRTSREALAQRLRTEGLETRPGTWSPLALQLEGPRPNLYGLPSLQEGLFEVQDEGSQLLGLLVEAQPGETVLDLCAGAGGKTLQLGAAMENKGRLLAYDPDPERLDRLLRRCARAGLSNVSVLRAPPSGMAVDRVLVDAPCSELGSLRRGPDLRFLKSPSVLEEFVPLQRQLLAQAADLVRPGGRLVYATCTVNRAENQDLVAGFLRQQPDFRLLPPGAGWLRPECIQDGFLFCAPHRHGTDAFFAAVLERSS; from the coding sequence CTGGCCGGCCTGGCCCCTGTCGCCGCCGAGGCCCTCTCCCGTGTCCTCGCTGGCACCCCCGCCGAGCGGGTGCTGGACCGGACTCTCCGGGATCACCGCCAGCTCTTGGCCCCCCAGCGACAGGCCCTCAAGGAGGCCGTCTTCAACGTCGGCCTCTGGCGCCGCCGCCTTGGCTACCTTCTGGGTCGGAACGACGCTCCCGCCCCATTGCTCCTTTATGCCCTCCTGCACGGGCTCGCCGGAGTGCCCCAGGCCGAGGCCGCCTCGCTCGCCGGGGTGGATGCCCCCCCGGAGCTGACCCCCGGTGAGCCCCCGTTGCTCGCCCTCCGAGCCTCCCTGCCAGATTGGCTCGCGGACCACTTCGCCCAGGAGTGGGTCTCCGAAGCCGAGGACTTCTGTGCCCATCTCAATGTCCCCGGCCCCATCACGCTCCGTGTAAATCCCCTGCGCACCTCTCGTGAGGCGCTCGCCCAGCGCCTTCGCACCGAGGGTCTTGAGACACGCCCCGGCACCTGGAGCCCCTTGGCCCTGCAGCTCGAAGGCCCCAGGCCCAACCTCTATGGGCTCCCCTCTCTCCAGGAGGGCCTCTTCGAGGTCCAGGACGAGGGCAGCCAGCTCCTGGGGCTGCTCGTGGAGGCCCAGCCTGGGGAGACCGTGCTTGACCTCTGTGCGGGCGCCGGGGGCAAGACGCTCCAGCTCGGTGCCGCCATGGAGAACAAGGGGCGGCTCCTGGCCTATGACCCGGACCCCGAGCGGCTCGACCGGCTCCTGCGGCGCTGTGCCCGTGCCGGGCTCTCGAATGTCTCCGTCCTTCGGGCGCCCCCCTCTGGGATGGCTGTGGACCGGGTCCTCGTGGATGCCCCTTGCTCCGAGCTGGGCTCCCTCCGCCGAGGGCCTGACCTGCGCTTCCTCAAGTCCCCCTCCGTCCTCGAGGAGTTCGTTCCCCTTCAGCGCCAGCTGCTCGCTCAGGCGGCGGACCTCGTGCGCCCGGGTGGACGGCTCGTCTACGCCACGTGCACCGTGAACCGCGCAGAGAACCAGGACCTTGTCGCCGGCTTTTTGCGCCAGCAGCCTGACTTCCGGCTCCTCCCGCCTGGAGCCGGGTGGCTCCGTCCCGAGTGCATCCAGGACGGTTTCCTCTTCTGTGCCCCCCACCGCCACGGGACCGATGCCTTCTTCGCGGCGGTGCTCGAACGCTCCAGCTAA
- a CDS encoding DUF4150 domain-containing protein, producing the protein MSKVYINGRSVIHKGDGQINTSSVPDVCKTPSPGGPVPIPYVNVAKDADLSQGSQSVSIEGHAVALQGSSLSTSSGDEPGTAGGGLISSKTKGKMTWGSSSIDVKIEGKGAIRFLDVTQHNGNTFNTTFIQQGGTGFAYGDDPIDAESSDCPKCNKNKALHAILETLESESLTRVLAGQIDLVRLKKSHLQTLRGKGKSKRGYMIGILLCKCRKFVYAAMSGEETLPGFEEAVKQLETTDPLKREWVVCGRVDFTQMHNSEGLIPDSESFFNTLAVPPQGNIPGVCAAPKLLQTAQQSKHRPAHMTEVYYSPGIAKTVEVTFFRDGKPVTENFGHGATTPSCSTCQLHVTPMLCGNNEAVCS; encoded by the coding sequence GTGAGCAAGGTCTACATCAACGGTCGCTCTGTCATCCACAAGGGGGATGGCCAGATCAACACGAGCTCGGTGCCGGACGTGTGCAAGACGCCCTCCCCGGGCGGTCCTGTACCCATTCCCTATGTGAACGTGGCGAAGGACGCGGACCTCTCCCAAGGAAGCCAGTCCGTATCCATCGAGGGACACGCGGTGGCCCTCCAAGGCTCCAGCCTGAGTACCAGCAGCGGCGACGAGCCAGGAACCGCTGGCGGCGGCCTTATCTCCTCGAAAACAAAGGGGAAGATGACCTGGGGTAGTTCCAGCATCGACGTGAAGATCGAGGGCAAGGGGGCCATTCGCTTCTTGGACGTCACTCAGCACAACGGCAACACCTTCAATACTACATTCATACAACAGGGGGGAACAGGGTTCGCCTATGGCGACGACCCCATCGACGCCGAATCTTCCGATTGCCCCAAGTGCAACAAGAACAAGGCCCTGCACGCCATTCTCGAAACCCTGGAGAGTGAATCCCTGACACGAGTATTGGCAGGTCAGATCGATCTGGTCCGGCTCAAGAAGAGCCACCTTCAGACGCTTCGAGGCAAAGGCAAGAGCAAGAGAGGCTATATGATCGGCATTCTCCTCTGCAAATGCCGCAAGTTCGTCTATGCCGCAATGTCTGGGGAGGAGACCCTTCCTGGCTTCGAAGAGGCCGTCAAGCAACTTGAGACAACAGACCCTCTGAAGCGGGAGTGGGTTGTGTGTGGGCGGGTAGATTTCACCCAGATGCACAACAGTGAAGGACTCATCCCTGACAGTGAGAGCTTCTTCAACACATTGGCTGTACCTCCGCAAGGCAACATCCCAGGAGTTTGTGCTGCACCGAAACTCCTCCAGACAGCCCAGCAGAGCAAGCACCGCCCTGCTCACATGACCGAAGTCTATTACAGTCCTGGAATCGCAAAAACTGTCGAGGTGACCTTCTTCCGGGACGGGAAACCAGTCACTGAGAATTTCGGCCATGGGGCTACGACCCCATCATGCTCCACGTGCCAGCTTCACGTCACCCCTATGCTCTGTGGGAACAACGAGGCTGTGTGCAGTTGA
- a CDS encoding SMI1/KNR4 family protein codes for MTQATIDFLRKYDPDYPRKVHGASRHDIERVKSLSGQSLPAAYEDFLSTMGRSMGDLKVPQTNFSIDRVIEFYSQGAQLPPPHYLFIAAHEQDPYIDYYLDLRTSNGSDSEVVRITSEVEEFKSQYVHPLFLSFQDLIFTFAFTLKRMSYLAHRTQLIPSPPKAQKQGLELADTLSTLEALALRMGFQKLLLTSSRCLMLERQDAALYGRATPQGGVHAELAASTESEKNRLREIICDHTALV; via the coding sequence GTGACCCAAGCCACCATTGACTTCCTGCGCAAGTACGACCCTGACTACCCACGCAAGGTACATGGTGCGAGTCGCCATGACATCGAGCGAGTCAAGTCCCTGAGCGGTCAATCACTACCAGCCGCCTACGAGGACTTCCTCAGCACGATGGGGAGAAGCATGGGGGATCTCAAGGTTCCCCAAACCAATTTCAGCATCGACAGGGTCATTGAGTTCTATAGCCAAGGGGCTCAACTACCTCCTCCACACTACCTCTTCATTGCCGCGCATGAGCAGGATCCTTATATCGACTACTACCTCGACTTGCGCACCTCCAATGGCTCGGACAGCGAGGTAGTCCGCATCACCAGCGAGGTGGAGGAATTCAAGAGCCAGTATGTCCATCCCCTCTTTCTGTCCTTTCAGGATTTGATATTTACATTTGCCTTCACGCTCAAGCGAATGTCTTATCTAGCACATCGGACACAGCTTATCCCGTCACCGCCCAAAGCGCAGAAACAGGGGCTTGAGCTTGCTGATACCTTGAGCACTCTGGAGGCGCTGGCACTTCGGATGGGCTTCCAGAAACTACTCCTCACGAGTTCACGTTGCTTAATGCTTGAGCGGCAGGATGCTGCACTTTACGGGCGAGCGACTCCTCAAGGCGGCGTCCACGCCGAACTCGCCGCGAGTACGGAGAGTGAGAAAAACCGGCTCCGTGAGATCATCTGCGATCACACAGCGCTCGTGTGA
- a CDS encoding metallophosphoesterase — protein sequence MRTVVLSDLHLGNGQGYDIFAGAHALPAFLDTLTREPTRVVLNGDSVDFLMNEDPLELQVERAVAQARALVASAPTAAVLEALGRVLAAGGEVVLRLGNHDVELALGEVQAVLREALGQPPEVAQRLRFQRGDAPWVLEVGGARVLLAHGEQHDTWNKVDYEHLPGPGAPEGTDAAGYRYSAGSLLVKRLLNPLKRQYGMRFADLLMPDFQGALLAAFAINPGAVRLAFQESSLRIGWQLLRRDMAPLTFGEEAEPDLGLAERVKEAGLTLEEQRALEEMMAGGGVHFGEDEPELLSARQKLGRSALQGYARMHRVVAGASSERYFDLEPMPSEWMEAQRLAQKYRAGAVLIGHTHAARWKQEEGLLYVNSGTWIELMRLPAPEAPDTVWADFLRELQRNPRLDSEHQRLARLVQRFTAVECQPHKQGGAEVSLVEWRQPSGLQVLGSTRVAPVAGER from the coding sequence ATGCGTACGGTGGTGTTGAGCGATCTGCATCTGGGCAATGGCCAAGGCTATGACATCTTCGCGGGAGCCCATGCGCTGCCCGCCTTCCTGGACACGCTCACCCGCGAGCCCACGCGGGTGGTGCTCAACGGTGACTCGGTGGACTTCCTCATGAACGAGGATCCGCTCGAGCTGCAGGTGGAGCGGGCGGTGGCGCAGGCTCGGGCTTTGGTGGCCTCGGCGCCGACGGCGGCGGTGCTCGAGGCGCTCGGGCGGGTGCTGGCGGCGGGAGGCGAGGTGGTGCTGCGCCTGGGCAACCATGATGTAGAGCTGGCGCTCGGAGAGGTGCAGGCGGTGCTGCGCGAGGCGCTCGGCCAGCCACCCGAGGTGGCCCAGCGTCTGCGCTTCCAGCGCGGGGACGCGCCGTGGGTGCTGGAGGTGGGCGGGGCGCGGGTGCTGCTGGCCCATGGCGAGCAGCACGACACCTGGAACAAGGTGGACTACGAGCACCTTCCGGGACCGGGTGCCCCGGAGGGAACGGATGCCGCCGGGTACCGCTACTCGGCGGGCTCGCTGCTGGTGAAGAGGCTGCTCAACCCGCTCAAGCGCCAGTACGGCATGCGCTTCGCGGATCTGCTCATGCCCGATTTCCAGGGGGCCCTGCTGGCGGCGTTCGCAATCAACCCGGGGGCGGTGCGGCTCGCCTTCCAGGAGTCATCGCTGCGCATTGGCTGGCAGTTGCTGCGCCGGGACATGGCGCCGCTGACGTTCGGTGAGGAGGCCGAGCCGGATCTGGGACTGGCCGAGCGGGTGAAGGAGGCCGGTCTCACCTTGGAGGAGCAGCGGGCACTGGAGGAGATGATGGCCGGGGGAGGGGTCCACTTCGGCGAGGACGAGCCCGAACTGCTGAGCGCCCGGCAGAAGCTGGGGCGCAGCGCGCTCCAGGGGTACGCGCGGATGCACCGCGTGGTAGCGGGAGCCTCCAGCGAGCGGTACTTCGACCTGGAGCCGATGCCCAGCGAGTGGATGGAGGCGCAGCGGCTGGCCCAGAAGTACCGGGCGGGCGCGGTGCTCATCGGCCACACGCACGCGGCGCGGTGGAAGCAGGAGGAAGGCCTGCTGTACGTGAACTCGGGCACGTGGATCGAGCTCATGCGGCTGCCCGCGCCCGAGGCGCCCGACACGGTCTGGGCGGACTTCCTCCGGGAACTGCAGCGCAACCCGAGGCTGGACTCGGAGCACCAACGGCTCGCGCGGCTGGTGCAGCGCTTCACCGCGGTGGAGTGTCAGCCGCACAAGCAGGGGGGCGCGGAGGTGTCCCTGGTGGAGTGGCGGCAGCCCTCAGGGCTCCAGGTGCTGGGTTCCACCCGGGTAGCGCCGGTGGCGGGCGAGCGGTAA
- a CDS encoding kelch repeat-containing protein: MTKRLERSAPALPQGATCLLLGCLALGCGPSSSSELPWMKELLQGESSTVETSGWRDIAAMDSIRTSHTATLLPNGKVLILGGSNATAKALVSAEFYDLSTGEWEKAGTLETPRAGHTATLLLNGKVLVAGGRNDNDQALDTFEVYDPATKISTQPTLLMDSARYDHTATLLASGKVLVTGGLSDSTGRSSLDTAEVYDPDQGSWQAADTMSHARSRHTATRLPSDRVLIAGGTDSELTSDAEEYAPDGSAAIPVGKLIQNRSEHTATLLPSGKVLIAGGKDLNGRSIGTAELYDPNLRQWRPCKEMMQQARIGHTAVLLFTGKVLVAGGYVSPTSPTGIPNTEEYDPDEETWSDSGTSLGTGRLKHTATLLPDGRVLVTGGFGTSAVQSAEVYGSGMGNWRDGEALLQERSGHTVTQLPGGKLLIVGGTSNGTTALKSAELYDPASGKWSPTAKPLGTARFHHTATLLPNGKVLVTGGTSSGTSALKSAELYDPATGNWSPTAKLLETARFHHTATLLPTGQVLVAGGTSGQDTALKDAELYDPASNTWIPAENLSSPRFLHTATPLPSGEVLLIGGTQGLNSPVDSDELYDPKTGTWSSIPSSRASRFEHTATLLPSGLVMVAGGRSGAHAVSSVEFYDPKESAWVETASVTLNTGRYGHTATLLLSGLVLIAGGTNGLTVFASSEVYDPALGVWSPLTPSQLTARHHSTATLLPSGKVLVAGGVNDSGRLKSFQIYEGPVAAKSETSRPSLHSIPPKQPGSTLELQGTHLINHSETSGGNARSSSSALPLVSLVAVDGGALTRVTQWATFSDSLLTFTLPKLQTGHYILSVTAQGASGGRVLLVDGTPPAAPQVARPLQDQAIHTTSPPDMTGAAEPGSTVALTLDGVKAGSMDIDAKGNWSYTPPAPLGLGAHTLSVTATDPAGNSSEASSVTFHIERPVSHYGWGCASTPGLSLSGLWLGVTLWLRQRSKRQSAFPLGH, translated from the coding sequence ATGACGAAGCGGCTCGAGAGGAGCGCCCCCGCCCTGCCTCAAGGGGCGACCTGCCTGCTGCTGGGGTGCCTGGCGCTGGGCTGTGGCCCCTCGTCGAGCTCGGAGCTCCCATGGATGAAAGAGCTGCTTCAAGGAGAGTCCTCCACCGTGGAGACCTCCGGCTGGCGCGACATCGCGGCGATGGACTCCATCCGGACGAGCCACACCGCCACGCTGCTGCCCAACGGCAAGGTGTTGATCTTGGGCGGGAGCAATGCCACCGCCAAGGCTCTCGTCAGCGCGGAGTTCTATGACTTGAGTACCGGCGAGTGGGAGAAGGCAGGCACACTGGAAACCCCCCGCGCTGGACACACCGCCACGCTGCTACTCAACGGCAAGGTGCTGGTGGCGGGAGGAAGGAACGACAACGACCAGGCCCTCGACACCTTCGAGGTGTACGACCCAGCGACGAAGATCTCAACCCAGCCGACCCTTCTCATGGACTCCGCCCGCTATGATCACACGGCGACGCTGTTGGCCTCGGGCAAGGTCCTGGTCACCGGAGGGCTTTCAGACTCCACAGGACGGTCCTCCCTCGACACGGCGGAGGTCTACGATCCGGATCAGGGCTCCTGGCAAGCAGCAGACACCATGAGCCATGCCCGCTCGCGACACACCGCCACGCGCTTGCCCTCCGACCGCGTCCTGATCGCTGGGGGAACAGACTCTGAGCTCACCAGCGACGCCGAGGAGTACGCCCCGGATGGCAGCGCGGCGATTCCCGTCGGCAAGCTGATCCAAAATCGCTCGGAGCACACGGCCACGCTGCTGCCCTCGGGAAAGGTTCTGATCGCCGGCGGCAAGGACTTGAACGGACGCAGCATCGGCACCGCCGAGTTGTACGATCCCAATCTGCGACAGTGGCGTCCCTGCAAGGAAATGATGCAGCAGGCCCGCATCGGCCATACGGCGGTGCTGTTGTTCACAGGCAAGGTGCTGGTCGCGGGAGGCTACGTCAGCCCCACATCGCCCACCGGTATTCCCAACACGGAGGAGTACGACCCAGACGAGGAAACCTGGAGCGACAGCGGCACCTCTCTGGGCACCGGTCGTCTCAAGCACACGGCCACGCTGCTACCTGACGGCAGGGTGCTGGTCACGGGCGGGTTCGGAACCAGCGCCGTCCAGAGCGCGGAGGTATACGGCTCGGGGATGGGCAACTGGCGTGACGGGGAGGCCCTGCTCCAGGAGCGCTCCGGTCACACGGTGACGCAGCTTCCCGGTGGCAAGCTGCTGATCGTCGGCGGCACGTCGAACGGAACTACCGCCCTGAAAAGCGCAGAGCTCTATGACCCAGCCAGCGGCAAATGGAGCCCCACTGCCAAGCCTTTGGGGACCGCCCGCTTCCACCATACGGCCACGCTGCTTCCCAACGGCAAGGTGCTCGTCACCGGGGGCACGTCGAGCGGGACCAGCGCCCTGAAAAGCGCCGAGCTTTATGACCCGGCGACCGGCAACTGGAGCCCCACTGCCAAACTTTTGGAGACCGCCCGCTTCCACCATACGGCCACGCTGCTGCCCACGGGACAGGTGCTCGTCGCCGGAGGCACCTCAGGTCAGGACACAGCGCTGAAGGACGCAGAGCTGTACGACCCGGCAAGCAATACGTGGATCCCTGCCGAGAACCTGAGTTCCCCCAGGTTCCTCCACACGGCCACACCGCTTCCCTCGGGCGAGGTTCTGCTCATCGGAGGCACCCAGGGCCTTAACTCGCCCGTGGACAGCGACGAGCTGTATGACCCGAAGACCGGGACCTGGAGCAGCATCCCCTCATCGCGGGCCTCCCGCTTCGAGCACACCGCGACGCTGCTGCCCTCCGGACTGGTCATGGTCGCCGGAGGACGAAGTGGGGCCCACGCAGTCTCCTCCGTGGAGTTCTATGATCCGAAGGAAAGCGCGTGGGTGGAGACCGCCTCCGTCACGCTCAACACGGGCCGCTACGGCCATACGGCAACGTTGTTGCTTTCCGGCCTCGTGCTGATTGCAGGGGGGACGAATGGACTCACGGTCTTCGCCAGCTCGGAAGTGTACGACCCCGCCCTGGGGGTCTGGAGCCCTCTCACCCCGTCGCAGCTCACCGCCCGCCATCACTCGACCGCCACGCTTCTGCCCTCGGGCAAGGTGCTGGTCGCCGGAGGCGTGAACGACAGCGGCCGCCTGAAAAGCTTCCAGATCTACGAAGGCCCCGTGGCTGCCAAGAGCGAGACGTCTCGTCCCTCGCTCCATTCCATTCCTCCCAAGCAGCCGGGAAGCACACTGGAGCTCCAAGGGACGCATCTGATCAATCACTCCGAGACCAGCGGAGGCAATGCCCGCAGCTCCTCCTCCGCCCTCCCCCTCGTCAGCTTGGTGGCCGTGGACGGAGGAGCGCTGACCCGCGTCACCCAGTGGGCCACATTCTCGGACAGCTTGCTCACCTTCACCTTGCCGAAGCTGCAAACGGGCCACTACATCCTCTCCGTCACCGCCCAGGGCGCTTCCGGAGGGCGGGTTCTCCTCGTGGACGGAACACCCCCGGCCGCGCCGCAGGTCGCTCGGCCCCTCCAGGACCAAGCCATCCACACCACGAGCCCCCCAGACATGACCGGCGCCGCCGAGCCGGGCAGCACGGTGGCACTGACTCTGGATGGAGTTAAGGCTGGGTCGATGGACATCGATGCCAAGGGGAATTGGAGCTACACTCCTCCGGCCCCCTTGGGGCTTGGAGCCCACACCCTCTCAGTCACCGCGACGGACCCGGCCGGAAATTCCAGTGAGGCCTCTTCCGTCACCTTCCACATCGAACGCCCCGTGAGCCACTATGGATGGGGTTGTGCCAGTACTCCGGGGCTTTCCCTCAGCGGGCTCTGGCTGGGGGTGACCTTATGGCTCAGGCAGAGGAGCAAGCGCCAGTCCGCCTTCCCTCTTGGCCACTGA